From the Chthoniobacterales bacterium genome, one window contains:
- a CDS encoding secondary thiamine-phosphate synthase enzyme YjbQ: MAVHSETLEVRTKGKGTYEVTDLVAKIVRQSGIANGTATVFVRHTSCSLVIMENAAPAARRDLEKFFERLVPENADYEHDDEGPDDSTSHIRMALTRTSEVIPILDGKLQLGTWQGIFLFEHRRAPHHRKIVVTAMGE, from the coding sequence ATGGCTGTGCACAGCGAAACGCTCGAAGTCCGGACCAAAGGGAAGGGGACTTACGAGGTCACCGACCTAGTGGCAAAGATCGTGAGACAAAGTGGGATCGCTAACGGGACCGCGACCGTTTTCGTCCGCCACACAAGTTGCAGTCTTGTTATCATGGAGAACGCCGCTCCCGCCGCGCGACGCGATCTGGAAAAATTCTTCGAGCGCCTGGTCCCGGAGAACGCCGATTATGAGCACGATGACGAAGGTCCCGATGACAGCACTTCGCACATCCGGATGGCGCTCACCCGGACGAGCGAGGTCATCCCGATTCTCGACGGCAAACTACAGCTTGGAACCTGGCAGGGTATCTTCCTCTTTGAGCATCGTCGCGCGCCGCATCACCGGAAAATTGTCGTCACAGCGATGGGCGAATAG